From Rutidosis leptorrhynchoides isolate AG116_Rl617_1_P2 chromosome 3, CSIRO_AGI_Rlap_v1, whole genome shotgun sequence, a single genomic window includes:
- the LOC139896851 gene encoding uncharacterized protein, with product MLSKQVLCHLDGDIHGLSVPYLDFSSDDFAKLSTFFKFVNHVLSKRNNEVEVSCLKLKFRGKCSHSFVKRVVEYAVSHNVQQMSVTCLLDRDIDFPLSLFSSPSVKHFSLTREYFGSWRTIIYGRPGSGHRVYINPALTTWEFATLTTLHLSYVTFCGDNTTISIGGVLSKCGNLKSITLNHYKTTMSSPNGNGLITISHHQLSNLTLESGDSSVEVVNVVAPQLENLTLINWPQDCKHMVSAPNLRSLVCEGVYGFLHLNNDNNTDGCFSALEKADLCFTNPCGRSDAPHRIVGLFEQLRSVKSLTLNLEVVEFLASSPELISEHPSPFPNLKNLSICPKRVSEPESDSKSDFVFESCIELEEQVVPPISTSTVVNNYFLKGCPGANFTMVLREEIAPKLMDKLQVLLEKQKAMIEAENNQKNELILGGKNNWKFLDAECEQECLIISELKQVKRLLTRLPASKRATFQPRFAKLCADTNFVRSKLKDYIKNRSDEFDRQYRARLQQMYASVFPAAVVNNSSCTT from the exons ATGTTGTCCAAACAAGTGCTTTGTCATCTGGATGGAGACATACATGGACTTTCAGTTCCTTATCTTGATTTTTCGAGTGATGATTTTGCTAAGTTGTCTACATTCTTTAAATTTGTTAACCATGTTCTGTCCAAGCGAAATAATGAAGTAGAAGTGTCTTGTCTGAAACTCAAATTTCGTGGAAAGTGTAGCCACTCTTTTGTAAAAAGAGTTGTCGAGTATGCAGTCTCTCACAATGTTCAACAAATGAGTGTTACATGCTTGCTCGATAGAGATATTGACTTTCCTCTTTCATTATTTAGTTCCCCATCTGTCAAACATTTCAGTCTGACAAGGGAATATTTTGGGTCCTGGAGGACGATAATATATGGACGACCTGGATCTGGTCATAGGGTTTACATTAACCCGGCATTAACTACTTGGGAATTCGCGACCTTAACAACACTGCATCTCAGTTATGTCACTTTTTGTGGTGATAATACTACTATTAGCATTGGTGGTGTTTTATCTAAGTGCGGAAACTTGAAGAGTATCACATTAAATCATTACAAAACAACAATGAGTAGTCCAAATGGAAATGGTTTAATAACCATCTCTCATCATCAGCTATCTAATCTCACTCTTGAAAGTGGAGATTCAAGTGTGGAAGTTGTGAATGTGGTTGCACCTCAACTCGAgaatctcactttaatcaattggCCACAAGATTGCAAGCATATGGTTTCTGCACCCAACCTTAGATCCTTAGTCTGTGAAGGAGTTTATGGTTTTTTGcatcttaataatgataacaatacagACGGTTGTTTCTCTGCGTTAGAGAAGGCGGATCTTTGTTTTACCAACCCATGTGGCCGTTCAGATGCTCCTCACAGAATTGTGGGTTTGTTTGAACAACTTCGCAGTGTCAAATCTCTTACACTTAACTTGGAAGTTGTTGAG TTTTTGGCGTCATCCCCGGAACTGATATCAGAGCACCCTTCTCCATTTCCGAACTTAAAGAATCTGTCAATCTGTCCAAAAAGAGTTTCTGAGCCGGAAAGTGATTCGAAAAGTGATTTTGTGTTTGAAAGTTGTATTGAGTTGGAGGAGCAAGTAGTACCTCCTATATCCACCTCCACCGTAGTCAATAACTACTTTCTAAAAGGTTGTCCAGGGGCCAACTTTACAATGGTACTACGCGAG GAGATAGCACCGAAGCTTATGGACAAATTGCAGGTGCTTCTTGAGAAACAGAAAGCTATGATTGAGGCTGAAAATAATCAAAAGAATGAACTGATTCTGGGGGGGAAGAATAATTGGAAATTTCTAGATGCAGAGTGTGAGCAAGAGTGTCTCATTATTTCAGAGTTGAAGCAGGTTAAAAGATTGTTGACAAGGCTGCCTGCTTCTAAAAGAGCTACTTTTCAACCACGTTTTGCTAAATTATGTGCAGACACTAATTTCGTCAGGAGTAAAttaaaagattatataaaaaaccgTAGTGATGAATTTGATCGCCAATATAGGGCCCGCCTTCAGCAAATGTATGCTAGTGTATTTCCAGCAGCCGTAGTGAACAACTCTAGTTGCACAACTTGa